Genomic segment of Nocardiopsis mwathae:
GAGCGGGTGCCCGGGCGACCCGGGCGGCAGTGAGACGGCGTCGGTGTCGGTGGCGATCGGATCGTGCACGGTCAGCCAGGGGGCGAAGAGCGCGGCCAGCCCCATGAGGGCGAGCACGGCCACGGCCGCCCACATCGCGGCCCGCTCTCCTCGCATGCTGAGCGGCATACGCACGGCGAGGATGCCGCGGGGTCCACCGGCGGTACCGTCGACCGGGCGCGCCCCCTGGCTCGTCTTCACCGCCCGGACGCCCCCTCGCCTCACCGCCACTTATCGCAAAGAATTCGCAACCAGCCGCATCCTATGCTCCGCCCGCGGCCGCCGCCGACCCGGTACGACTCGACGGCACACAGGTCGCGGCGGAGACGTGGGACCACGCAGGTGGGCCGGTGGGCCGGTGGGCCGGTGGGCCGGTGGGCAGCACCGCCGGAGCACACCCCTCCGCCGACACCCCGTACTTTGGTAGTTACGGAATGCGCAAACCGCAGCGCACGCGGCGTCCGAGCCGGCGCCACACCCGACCCGGCACCCCTCCGGGCACCGGGCGGCCGGACAACGGGGCGCGACCGCGATCGGCCACGGCGATCACAGGAACGGAGTGTCGAGACCACGTGTCGAGCGTGAACAGCAGACCCACCGGATTCCAGGCGGTGCGCGAGAACAACCTCGGCGTGGTGCTCCGCGCCGTCCGCGCCCTCGCCCCCTGCTCGCGCGCGGCCATCGCCGCCGCCACCGGGCTGAACAAGACCACCGTCTCCAGCCTCGTGGCCGACCTCATCTCGCGGGGGCTGGTCCGCGAGATCGGCGAGTCCACCGAACGCCGCGTGGGGCGCCCCGGGGTGATGCTCGCCCTCGACGACCGGACCATCACCGCCGTCGGGCTGGAGGTGAACGTCGACTACCTGGCCGTCGTCGCCGTCGACCTGGTCGAGCATGAACTGCTCACCCGGCACATCCCCTTCGACGCCCGGTCGGCCGGGCCGAAGGCGTGCACGCGGCGGATCGCCCAGGTCATGGCCGAGGTGATGGCGGACCCCGCACTGGCGGGCCGGGGCGTCATCGGGGTGAGCGTCGCGGTCCCCGGACTCATCGACGCGCCCTCGGGCACCGTCACCCGCGCGCCGAACCTGAGGTGGCACGACACCCCGTTGCGCGACCGGCTGACCCGGCTGATGGAGGAGGCCGAACTGCCGGCGGCGCCGGTCCTCGTCGACAACGACGCCAACCTCGGCGCGGTCGCCGAGTACCGCTGCGGGCAC
This window contains:
- a CDS encoding ROK family transcriptional regulator, coding for MSSVNSRPTGFQAVRENNLGVVLRAVRALAPCSRAAIAAATGLNKTTVSSLVADLISRGLVREIGESTERRVGRPGVMLALDDRTITAVGLEVNVDYLAVVAVDLVEHELLTRHIPFDARSAGPKACTRRIAQVMAEVMADPALAGRGVIGVSVAVPGLIDAPSGTVTRAPNLRWHDTPLRDRLTRLMEEAELPAAPVLVDNDANLGAVAEYRCGHLARTPDLVYITGEVGIGSGILSDGRLLRGSTGFAGEIGHIPLLDGGPECGCGRRGCLEALAGIEPILRAAVPDLVPRGPLSGEGIAHLVAVAVERAEAGDATSRDALRTAGGWLGRGAAAVVDIVNPAAVVLGGYFVPMGPWLLPTCRAALHEIAVAPGAGGCRVEASSLGLSAAARGGAVAMIDALESGRLPLPAARSDADREGARSSASR